In Triticum urartu cultivar G1812 chromosome 6, Tu2.1, whole genome shotgun sequence, the following proteins share a genomic window:
- the LOC125517251 gene encoding uncharacterized protein LOC125517251 isoform X1 has translation MTYIVELNLLACSCQRWQLTGIPCSHSIACLRSERIKPDQMVNNCYSLNSYMQAYGANIMPLRDQTEWQQVNGPTVLPPSYEKKVGRPPKSRRKAPEEKADGTKLSKHGVTIHCGYCRRPNRNRIGCPRLKAIAQAKAVAQRHAQGQPQVDEQEQAEGAAQEHAQGDETQPAARRRRKRRRTVHRQVDMSSLNINRGPTTVDENGDADIPEILQHIEEVQLDPRLDPLNVRSSMVSQLGQQAPTFQIEEDTPIPTKCAFVAANRSSIPAARVTTVTTEGAVALRGRGRNRSGGRRVAATAAAVVNVAAIYASTSTTRGRGAGARGRGRGAGARGRGAGARGRGAGARGRAGARGIGAAARGWENLLFGPTEMNTTQSAPFDMSQE, from the exons ATGACATACATAGTGGAGCTGAACCTACTAGCTTGCTCGTGTCAAAGATGGCAGCTAACTGGTATTCCATGTAGCCACTCCATAGCATGCTTGAGATCTGAGAGGATTAAACCCGATCAGATGGTTAACAACTGTTATTCACTAAATTCCTACATGCAAGCATATGGTGCAAATATCATGCCCCTGAGAGACCAGACAGAGTGGCAACAAGTAAATGGGCCAACAGTTTTGCCTCCATCTTATGAGAAGAAAGTAGGCAGACCACCTAAAAGCAGAAGAAAGGCTCCTGAGGAAAAAGCAGATGGGACAAAATTGAGCAAGCATGGAGTGACAATACATTGTGGTTACTGTAGACGCCCTAACCGTAACAGGATTGGGTGTCCTAGACTGAAAGCCATTGCACAGGCTAAAGCAGTAGCTCAGAGGCATGCACAGGGACAACCTCAAGTTGATGAACAAGAACAAGCTGAGGGTGCTGCACAAGAACATGCTCAAGGGGATGAAACACAACCAGCAGCAAGAcgaaggaggaaaaggaggagAACAGTGCATCGGCAAGTGGACATGTCATCTCTTAATATTAATAGAGGGCCCACAACAGTAGATGAAAATGGAGATGCAGACATACCAGAAATACTTCAG CATATTGAAGAGGTTCAACTGGATCCTAGGCTAGATCCATTGAATGTCAGATCAAGTATGGTTTCACAGCTAGGGCAACAG GCACCAACTTTTCAGATAGAAGAAGACACTCCTATCCCAACAAAGTGTGCATTTGTTGCTGCTAACAGATCTTCCATACCTGCAGCTAGGGTCACAACTGTAACAACAGAAGGTGCTGTTGCATTAAGAGGTAGGGGGAGAAATAGATCTGGGGGGAGGAGAGTTGCTGCTACAGCAGCTGCTGTTGTAAATGTTGCTGCTATTTATGCTAGCACTAGCACAACTAGAGGAAGAGGAGCTGGAGCAAGAGGGAGAGGCAGAGGGGCTGGAGCAAGAGGGAGAGGAGCTGGAGCAAGAGGGAGAGGAGCTGGAGCCAGAGGGAGAGCTGGAGCAAGAGGGATAGGAGCTGCAGCAAGAGGCTGGGAAAATTTGTTGTTTGGTCCTACTGAAATGAACACCACTCAAAGTGCACCATTTGACATGTCACAGGAGTAA
- the LOC125517251 gene encoding uncharacterized protein LOC125517251 isoform X2: MVKHLGYAIPKTGFAMYWCIPGKSIDDGLQVVSLETHARAMVAASQQNKVLIVFIDHNNMLEKQLWDDVLLQKVELPTVISPVKTSYVHEQRGGPSARTYGEHLFSMYRGPHVEDAGEKEARIRRNIFPNTSNADAVMGRKGQEKVDCAGANEQFYEAGADEEYYAGEDSSEEEEYYGGTDTSSDSDFADSDYDFEDGDDALYDTNVDKDLKDELVAEKRKGKKVSEELEEEDVVDMDELKLPESESTLKFNFKTSNPMTDMENPTFKLGMTFSNPTELRKALANYIVKNRVKVRKTRDNAKRLEAICVEDCAGK, from the coding sequence ATGGTTAAACATCTGGGATATGCAATACCAAAAACAGGTTTTGCAATGTATTGGTGCATCCCTGGAAAAAGTATAGATGATGGTCTGCAAGTAGTTAGTTTGGAAACTCATGCTAGGGCTATGGTAGCAGCAAGTCAACAGAACAAAGTACTAATTGTGTTCATTGATCACAACAATATGCTGGAGAAGCAGTTGTGGGATGATGTTCTGTTGCAAAAAGTTGAGCTACCTACAGTTATCAGTCCAGTGAAGACAAGTTATGTGCATGAGCAGAGGGGTGGGCCATCAGCACGAACTTATGGTGAGCACCTGTTCAGCATGTATCGTGGTcctcatgtagaagatgcaggtgAGAAGGAAGCTCGCATTAGGAGAAATATTTTCCCCAATACTTCCAATGCTGATGCTGTCATGGGAAGGAAGGGGCAAGAAAAGGTTGATTGTGCTGGTGCTAATGAGCAGTTTTATGAAGCTGGTGCCGATGAGGAATACTATGCAGGAGAAGATTCCAGTGAGGAGGAGGAATATTATGGTGGAACAGATACTAGCTCTGACTCGGATTTTGCAGATTCAGACTATGACTTTGAGGATGGAGATGATGCACTATATGATACAAATGTGGACAAAGATTTGAAGGATGAGCTTGTAGCTGAAAAGAGGAAAGGGAAAAAGGTGTCAGAAGAATTAGAAGAGGAAGATGTGGTAGATATGGATGAGTTGAAGTTGCCAGAGTCAGAATCAACACTCAAGTTCAACTTCAAGACATCCAACCCAATGACAGACATGGAGAACCCCACTTTCAAACTTGGGATGACATTTTCAAACCCAACAGAATTGAGAAAGGCATTAGCAAATTACATTGTGAAGAACAGAGTGAAAGTTAGGAAAACAAGGGACAATGCAAAAAGGTTAGAAGCCATATGTGTTGAGGACTGCGCTGGAAAATGA